A window of Thermococcus aggregans contains these coding sequences:
- a CDS encoding lipoate--protein ligase family protein — translation MRFIPLIVARPEVQMAIDEAIMRARIEGKVEDTVRLYVFKPSSITIGRFQSVEHDVNLEKCRELNIPVVRRITGGGSVFHDQYGEITYSVIIGENFHESLKNVEESYRFLAAPLVKALEEVGIKGGFAGLNDIVANGKKISGSAQTRRKGVILQHGTFMYATRLEVLASVLKVSQKKLQDKGVSSIWERVTTLEREGVELRRDEAYELLKEKFFEEFPLEEGKLTDYEFELAEKLIEEKYGNENWNFQK, via the coding sequence ATGAGATTCATTCCCCTAATAGTCGCAAGACCCGAAGTGCAGATGGCGATAGATGAGGCAATAATGAGGGCAAGAATTGAAGGAAAAGTGGAAGATACTGTTAGACTTTACGTCTTTAAACCGAGCTCCATCACTATTGGCAGGTTTCAGAGTGTTGAGCACGACGTTAACTTGGAGAAGTGTAGGGAGCTTAACATTCCCGTTGTGAGAAGGATTACAGGTGGAGGGAGTGTTTTCCACGATCAATACGGAGAGATAACCTACAGTGTAATTATAGGCGAGAATTTTCATGAGAGTTTGAAAAATGTAGAAGAGAGCTACAGGTTCTTGGCTGCTCCGCTTGTTAAAGCCCTTGAGGAAGTAGGAATAAAGGGCGGTTTTGCCGGGCTGAACGATATAGTTGCTAACGGTAAGAAAATCAGCGGGTCCGCTCAGACGAGAAGAAAAGGAGTCATCCTACAGCATGGCACTTTCATGTATGCAACTCGGCTTGAAGTTCTCGCTTCAGTGCTCAAAGTTTCCCAGAAAAAGCTACAAGATAAAGGCGTTTCAAGCATATGGGAAAGGGTAACAACGCTGGAAAGAGAAGGGGTAGAACTTAGAAGGGATGAAGCTTACGAGCTGTTGAAAGAGAAGTTCTTTGAGGAATTCCCCCTTGAAGAAGGAAAACTGACAGATTACGAGTTTGAACTTGCAGAGAAGCTTATAGAAGAGAAATATGGAAACGAGAACTGGAACTTTCAAAAATGA
- a CDS encoding signal peptidase I, producing the protein MEEKLLSGWKGDVAFLIISLVVVFAVHNGLKIALHTDSPLVIVISGSMEPTFYRGDVVLLKGVPPSEIKVGDVVVYKRPYTRYPIIHRVRDIIEYNGKRCFVIQGDNNWIRDFYPLDIEEFPFLRDYIGLAEGGVLPCIPQEAIEAKALLVFPKIGYPPLIVRERLGLG; encoded by the coding sequence ATGGAGGAGAAGCTGTTAAGTGGGTGGAAAGGAGACGTTGCATTCCTGATTATCAGTCTTGTAGTTGTTTTTGCCGTACATAACGGTTTAAAAATTGCCCTTCACACCGATTCACCCCTCGTTATTGTAATAAGCGGTTCAATGGAACCAACGTTTTATAGGGGGGACGTGGTTCTTCTCAAAGGGGTTCCCCCGAGCGAGATAAAGGTAGGAGATGTTGTAGTTTATAAGAGGCCATATACAAGGTATCCAATAATCCACAGGGTTAGGGATATAATTGAGTACAATGGAAAAAGATGCTTTGTTATTCAAGGGGACAACAACTGGATACGCGACTTCTATCCCCTCGACATAGAAGAGTTTCCATTTCTTAGAGACTATATCGGCCTGGCTGAAGGGGGTGTTCTCCCATGCATTCCCCAAGAAGCCATTGAAGCCAAAGCATTGCTCGTCTTTCCAAAAATTGGGTATCCTCCGCTTATTGTAAGGGAACGACTTGGATTGGGATGA
- a CDS encoding DUF531 domain-containing protein produces the protein MLTLALYNSYDPKKLHEAHLRAIARSAPICYAFDFHLALIGFPFEKKKPVEVAKEISQSTTIGEDGKYLLELARANKFHLLEFPKGGFPPQFGHAVATTRKPNENKEISPRHLAERALKGESFMLIVGLGRHGLPKEIFKLANYHLDITDGKRISLETCTAIGAIPAKIRTIMEELKWRRSC, from the coding sequence ATGCTTACCTTGGCACTCTACAATTCATACGATCCTAAGAAGCTTCACGAGGCCCATCTAAGAGCCATCGCTAGGTCAGCTCCCATCTGCTATGCCTTTGATTTCCATCTTGCCCTTATAGGGTTTCCCTTTGAAAAAAAGAAGCCTGTGGAAGTAGCCAAGGAGATATCCCAAAGTACAACCATCGGAGAAGATGGGAAGTACCTCCTAGAGCTTGCAAGAGCCAATAAGTTTCATCTTCTTGAGTTTCCAAAAGGGGGTTTCCCTCCCCAGTTTGGGCATGCTGTAGCAACTACACGAAAACCCAACGAGAATAAGGAAATCTCCCCACGCCATCTTGCGGAGAGGGCACTTAAAGGGGAAAGCTTTATGTTGATTGTGGGGCTCGGAAGGCATGGACTACCGAAGGAAATCTTTAAGTTGGCCAACTATCATTTAGATATCACGGACGGGAAGAGAATAAGTTTGGAAACCTGCACTGCCATAGGAGCGATACCAGCAAAAATTAGAACAATCATGGAGGAGTTAAAATGGAGGAGAAGCTGTTAA
- a CDS encoding DUF357 domain-containing protein yields the protein MVEIDDIIFLVRNGKYEEALELVNNLSSNLDKVSALGIMAKEIYPQDMEVAYGFLEDAEYFSEKIKDRGEKANALANIASAYYEIGDTEYALKMFEDAIKEAEKIKKLEDRIYPLASVAYYLGISGLVDLSMELFERVFDVVVNLKVNYVKKTEYLIDLGNVIESVGDELPSEEALKFYERARDLFEKLHVPSKAATVERKIDLARTLITVGLPEVRKAVSEGKYISAAKLILKIFKDEEAAIGLLEVALWMKKNETLGYTRIVKAALEYLQELQVSERYLHYVIRLLAELEKFEEALKLSMNIEDMRIRSEILAEIAIKMLRSEEVEGAFKIAESIPDTYVRTATLAELRKILKY from the coding sequence ATGGTCGAGATTGATGACATTATATTTTTGGTGAGGAATGGAAAATATGAAGAGGCATTGGAGTTAGTTAACAATTTAAGCAGTAATTTGGATAAAGTATCAGCTCTTGGTATTATGGCCAAGGAGATTTATCCACAAGATATGGAGGTAGCTTATGGTTTTTTGGAAGATGCAGAGTACTTTTCCGAGAAAATTAAAGACAGGGGAGAGAAAGCGAATGCACTCGCAAACATTGCCTCTGCATATTACGAAATAGGGGACACAGAATACGCTCTAAAGATGTTTGAAGACGCAATAAAGGAAGCGGAAAAAATAAAGAAGCTCGAGGATCGGATATATCCTCTGGCAAGTGTTGCATACTATCTAGGCATTTCTGGACTCGTTGACCTTTCAATGGAGCTATTTGAGAGAGTTTTTGACGTAGTGGTTAACCTAAAAGTAAACTACGTGAAGAAAACTGAGTATTTAATAGATCTGGGCAACGTAATAGAGAGCGTTGGTGATGAACTCCCCTCAGAAGAGGCACTTAAATTTTACGAAAGAGCTCGCGATTTGTTTGAAAAGCTCCACGTACCTTCGAAAGCTGCAACCGTTGAGAGGAAAATCGACCTAGCTAGGACTCTTATCACAGTTGGTCTACCTGAAGTAAGGAAAGCCGTTTCCGAGGGCAAGTATATCTCCGCCGCCAAGTTAATTCTAAAGATATTCAAAGATGAAGAGGCAGCTATTGGTCTTTTAGAAGTAGCTCTGTGGATGAAAAAGAACGAAACCCTTGGCTATACTCGCATCGTTAAAGCCGCCCTTGAATATCTGCAGGAACTTCAGGTATCCGAGCGCTATCTCCATTATGTGATTAGGTTACTGGCCGAGCTTGAAAAGTTTGAAGAAGCGTTAAAGCTCTCTATGAACATTGAAGACATGAGAATAAGATCCGAAATTCTAGCGGAGATAGCCATTAAGATGTTAAGGAGCGAAGAAGTGGAGGGCGCTTTTAAGATAGCTGAGTCGATACCGGATACTTATGTTCGCACCGCTACACTAGCGGAGCTGAGAAAAATATTAAAATACTAA
- a CDS encoding dipeptidase — MIFDAHSDLPTYIYEERKNDNAVLEKNFERFFGSYIKSRVMAIWTPPERRPIALRYALEVLNNFHKDIIESPSFEFVTSVKEMRNAIKNGKVALWLGLEGGEPIEDSLNLLEVFYALGVRVLTLTWSLRNAIGDGVFERTNGGLTNFGIEVLGKAEELGIIVDVSHLNERGFWDVIETTAFPIIASHSNAYSLCPNPRNLKDDQIKAIAEREGVIGINAIPSFVDKENPTLEKMIAHIEYVVDLVGYKHAGFGFDFVYYLKGWSGKSVEGFENESKIPELLNRLNETFSKKEVEAITFKNFERVFERVAG; from the coding sequence ATGATATTTGATGCACATTCTGATTTGCCAACCTATATCTATGAGGAAAGAAAGAACGACAATGCAGTTCTGGAGAAAAACTTTGAAAGGTTCTTTGGAAGCTATATAAAATCGCGGGTAATGGCCATCTGGACGCCACCAGAAAGAAGACCTATAGCTTTGAGATACGCATTAGAGGTTTTGAACAACTTCCACAAAGATATCATTGAGAGTCCAAGCTTTGAGTTTGTAACCAGCGTAAAGGAAATGAGAAACGCCATTAAAAATGGAAAAGTTGCGCTCTGGCTTGGACTGGAAGGAGGAGAACCAATAGAAGACAGCCTGAACCTTCTTGAGGTATTTTACGCCCTAGGTGTAAGAGTCCTAACGCTAACGTGGAGCCTAAGAAATGCAATCGGTGACGGCGTCTTCGAAAGGACTAACGGGGGCTTAACTAACTTTGGCATAGAGGTGCTGGGAAAAGCGGAGGAGCTTGGTATAATCGTGGACGTGAGCCATCTAAACGAGCGAGGCTTTTGGGACGTCATTGAAACAACGGCATTTCCAATCATAGCATCCCACTCAAACGCCTATTCTCTCTGCCCCAATCCCAGAAACCTTAAAGATGATCAAATAAAGGCCATAGCCGAAAGGGAAGGAGTCATAGGGATTAATGCTATTCCAAGCTTTGTTGACAAGGAAAACCCAACACTAGAAAAAATGATAGCTCACATAGAGTACGTTGTGGATTTGGTAGGCTACAAACACGCCGGATTCGGGTTTGACTTTGTGTACTACCTCAAAGGATGGAGCGGAAAAAGTGTTGAGGGATTTGAAAACGAAAGCAAAATCCCGGAGCTTTTAAACAGGCTAAACGAAACTTTCAGCAAAAAAGAAGTGGAAGCAATAACCTTCAAAAACTTTGAAAGGGTTTTTGAAAGAGTCGCTGGGTAG
- a CDS encoding class I SAM-dependent methyltransferase, with protein MEEVYFLTFREARKLLLSKGEVRANLDLRKTNRSHVVIVEEDKVIFPDGSEVEKDLLKKIAKDDSTVYFLRGGHLYKAAIATDGFYKLVPTIPPTIEINGIRMHRTKEVNPLKDTRNKIETVNPKEGEFVLDTCMGLGYTAIESAKRGAYVITIEKDPNVIELARLNPWSREVFTSQNIQLIQGDAFEVVKKFNDESFDVVIHDPPRFSLAGQLYSEEFYAELFRILKPKGRLFHYVGNPGKKYRRKDLQKGVRERLRNVGFKNIKRVDEALGIVASKP; from the coding sequence ATGGAGGAAGTTTATTTTCTAACCTTCAGAGAGGCCAGAAAGTTACTGCTTTCCAAAGGAGAGGTTAGGGCAAACCTTGATTTAAGGAAAACTAACAGATCACATGTGGTTATTGTTGAGGAAGACAAGGTTATCTTCCCAGATGGAAGCGAAGTGGAGAAAGACCTCTTAAAGAAAATAGCAAAGGACGATAGCACTGTCTATTTTTTAAGGGGAGGGCATTTGTACAAAGCCGCAATTGCCACCGATGGCTTTTACAAGTTAGTTCCCACAATACCACCTACCATAGAGATAAACGGCATCAGAATGCACCGCACCAAAGAAGTAAACCCATTAAAAGATACCCGAAATAAGATAGAGACAGTAAACCCAAAAGAAGGGGAGTTTGTTTTGGACACCTGTATGGGACTCGGCTACACTGCAATAGAAAGCGCGAAAAGAGGAGCCTATGTGATTACAATTGAGAAGGATCCAAACGTTATTGAGCTCGCACGACTTAATCCCTGGAGCAGAGAAGTGTTTACATCTCAAAACATTCAGCTTATCCAAGGGGATGCATTTGAGGTCGTAAAAAAGTTTAATGATGAAAGCTTTGATGTAGTAATACACGACCCACCAAGGTTCTCCCTCGCCGGACAGCTGTACAGCGAAGAATTCTATGCAGAGCTGTTCAGAATTTTAAAGCCAAAGGGAAGGTTGTTCCACTATGTTGGAAATCCCGGCAAGAAATACAGACGAAAAGATCTCCAGAAGGGAGTAAGGGAAAGACTAAGAAATGTAGGGTTCAAAAATATCAAACGTGTCGATGAAGCTTTAGGCATAGTTGCTTCAAAGCCATGA
- a CDS encoding DUF7411 family protein gives MLSKALKELKEFARKEGLYGKKILLMFSGGKDSSLALYLLKNAGLDVSAITFIHKWSWKEPLPHMLKFTASMGVEHYIVDITEGLLKNAIGKKGPICIHCKKVMMKNAYWFAKVNGFDIIAKGDNANDKVKGALLDQWKGDHRLSNLPRIGIPILRPLINYTAEEVEILAEEARIRVFRMYEYGRRRQWREGCPLQYIDKEQIIREEYLDLAYEANYEISKIARKYKVRMSVRVPSFEIMCHGCNNEILKEANNVIKELKRRFANASSGKT, from the coding sequence ATGCTCTCCAAAGCCCTAAAGGAGCTAAAGGAATTCGCAAGGAAAGAGGGGCTCTATGGAAAAAAGATTCTGCTAATGTTTAGTGGGGGTAAGGACAGCAGTCTGGCACTTTATCTCCTCAAAAATGCCGGATTAGATGTTTCCGCAATAACGTTCATCCACAAGTGGAGCTGGAAGGAGCCTCTCCCACATATGCTCAAATTTACCGCCTCTATGGGTGTAGAGCACTACATTGTGGATATAACTGAGGGCCTTCTAAAAAATGCCATTGGAAAAAAAGGCCCCATATGCATCCACTGCAAAAAAGTCATGATGAAAAACGCCTATTGGTTTGCAAAAGTTAATGGGTTCGACATTATCGCAAAGGGGGACAATGCAAACGATAAGGTAAAGGGCGCACTTCTTGATCAATGGAAGGGTGACCACAGGCTAAGCAACCTTCCAAGAATCGGGATTCCAATTCTAAGGCCTTTGATAAACTATACAGCTGAAGAAGTAGAAATTCTCGCAGAGGAAGCGAGAATAAGAGTTTTTAGGATGTACGAGTACGGAAGGAGGAGACAGTGGAGAGAGGGGTGTCCTTTGCAGTATATTGACAAGGAGCAGATAATAAGAGAGGAGTACCTCGATCTGGCCTATGAGGCAAACTATGAAATAAGCAAAATAGCGAGGAAGTATAAGGTTAGAATGAGCGTCCGCGTGCCCTCTTTCGAGATAATGTGCCACGGGTGTAATAATGAAATCCTGAAAGAGGCTAACAATGTCATTAAAGAGCTCAAAAGGAGGTTTGCCAATGCTTCCTCTGGGAAAACTTAG
- a CDS encoding AIR synthase family protein, with protein sequence MLPLGKLRNEILKEVVLENLPIVDDKILIGPKEGFDAAVLEYDEDNYLVIATDPVLGVPKEHFGFFTYHFASSDVAVFGARPRWLIIDLLLPPGSRKEELNAIMKELKEECKKYGTSVIGGHTGVYKNVRDLTATTTALGLVKKDELKLPLAKPGDEIVITKGVAMEFAVGVAWFKTEELKGILSPSEISALKEMYKLESVIKDALLAKRFARGMHDATEGGLTALHEIADNSKVGFEVYYENIYIPPLVKKVVELYGVNPLTVSSTGTLIIISPPENTEELIKTLQANGVDAFLIGKFTEERERVLIKNDRREEFPEFENDAYTEVY encoded by the coding sequence ATGCTTCCTCTGGGAAAACTTAGAAACGAAATTTTGAAAGAAGTCGTCCTGGAAAATCTTCCCATAGTTGATGATAAAATACTAATAGGGCCAAAAGAAGGGTTTGATGCAGCTGTTCTGGAATACGATGAAGACAACTACCTTGTGATTGCCACAGACCCGGTTCTCGGGGTTCCAAAGGAGCACTTTGGGTTTTTCACTTACCATTTCGCCTCAAGCGATGTGGCTGTTTTTGGGGCAAGGCCGAGATGGCTAATCATCGACCTTCTTTTGCCCCCAGGAAGCAGAAAAGAAGAGCTAAATGCTATTATGAAGGAGTTAAAAGAGGAGTGCAAAAAATACGGCACCTCAGTAATTGGAGGGCATACGGGGGTTTATAAGAACGTTAGAGACCTCACGGCGACAACAACGGCTCTTGGCCTTGTGAAAAAAGATGAGCTAAAACTTCCCCTCGCAAAGCCCGGAGATGAGATAGTCATAACAAAGGGTGTCGCCATGGAGTTTGCGGTTGGAGTGGCGTGGTTTAAAACTGAGGAGCTCAAGGGCATTCTCTCACCTTCAGAGATTTCGGCTTTAAAAGAAATGTACAAGCTCGAAAGCGTTATTAAAGACGCGCTTTTGGCAAAAAGGTTTGCAAGGGGAATGCATGACGCAACTGAAGGCGGCTTGACAGCTTTACATGAGATAGCAGACAACTCAAAGGTTGGTTTTGAAGTTTACTACGAAAACATCTACATACCCCCACTTGTAAAGAAAGTTGTGGAACTTTACGGCGTAAATCCGCTAACAGTCTCATCAACGGGGACTTTAATTATCATTTCTCCCCCAGAAAACACAGAAGAACTAATTAAAACGCTCCAAGCAAATGGGGTAGATGCATTTCTCATTGGGAAGTTTACAGAGGAGAGGGAGAGAGTATTGATAAAAAACGACAGAAGGGAGGAGTTCCCAGAATTTGAAAACGACGCATATACAGAGGTTTATTGA
- a CDS encoding mRNA surveillance protein pelota: MKIVHQDPKEGKIKVKVETLDDLWHLYHIIEEGDVVYAKTLRKQSQRSDSLRPEKVQAIPVFLGVKVEKVNLRKFANALRITGPIVYTSREEVPLGKYHTIAVEENSTITIQKEKWKRHHLERLEEAVKASQRARVMIVVIDEGEADIAVVREYGVEIIANITHNLGGKRYNSDRESEEKKFFHELAKTMIDIMKRENVDKAIVAGPGFTKENFYKFLSENYPDLAKKVVLEDTSVTGRTGIYEVIRRGTVDRVYHENRVAKEIQLVERVIEEIAKNGLVAYGLKEVEEAANYGAIETLLVLDELLKSDVKDKIEQIMEFVRSTRGEVVIVSSEHEGGEKLKALGGIAALLRYKIG; encoded by the coding sequence GTGAAGATAGTTCATCAAGACCCCAAAGAGGGTAAAATCAAAGTTAAAGTCGAGACTCTCGATGACCTCTGGCATCTTTATCACATCATTGAGGAAGGCGACGTAGTTTACGCTAAAACTCTCAGAAAACAAAGCCAGAGGAGCGATTCTCTAAGGCCAGAAAAAGTCCAAGCTATCCCGGTGTTTCTTGGGGTTAAGGTGGAGAAGGTAAACCTCCGCAAGTTTGCAAACGCTCTGAGGATAACCGGCCCCATAGTATATACCTCCAGAGAGGAAGTCCCTCTTGGGAAATACCACACGATAGCCGTTGAAGAGAACAGCACGATAACAATACAGAAAGAGAAGTGGAAAAGACATCACCTTGAGAGATTAGAGGAGGCTGTTAAAGCTTCTCAAAGAGCGAGGGTTATGATAGTTGTGATTGACGAGGGAGAAGCTGATATAGCGGTTGTTAGGGAGTATGGTGTTGAAATCATAGCAAACATAACCCACAACCTTGGAGGGAAGAGATATAACTCGGACAGGGAGAGCGAAGAGAAAAAGTTCTTCCATGAGCTCGCCAAGACAATGATTGACATAATGAAAAGGGAAAACGTGGACAAAGCTATTGTAGCCGGGCCGGGATTCACAAAGGAAAACTTCTACAAGTTCTTGAGTGAAAACTATCCTGATTTGGCTAAGAAAGTTGTCTTAGAGGATACAAGCGTTACCGGAAGAACGGGCATTTATGAGGTCATTAGGAGGGGTACCGTTGATAGGGTCTACCACGAAAACAGAGTCGCCAAGGAAATTCAGCTTGTGGAAAGAGTTATTGAGGAGATAGCAAAGAATGGATTGGTTGCCTATGGTTTGAAAGAGGTTGAAGAAGCCGCGAATTATGGGGCTATAGAGACTCTCTTAGTTTTGGATGAGCTGTTAAAATCGGATGTTAAGGATAAAATAGAGCAAATAATGGAGTTCGTAAGGAGCACGAGAGGAGAGGTAGTGATAGTGAGCTCGGAGCATGAAGGGGGAGAGAAGCTCAAGGCACTTGGTGGAATTGCTGCATTGTTGAGATACAAGATAGGATGA
- a CDS encoding 50S ribosomal protein L15e, with the protein MGMYKYIRQAWKSPKKSYVGELLKQRMIKWRREPSVVRIERPTRLDRARSLGYQAKQGYVVVRVRVRRGGRKRPRWKGGRKPSKMGQVKYSPKKSLQWIAEEKAARKFPNLEVLNSYWVGEDGMYKWFEVILVDPHHPVIKSDPKIAWIAGKDHKGRVFRGLTSAGKRSRGLLNKGKGAEKIRPSIRANRGRGK; encoded by the coding sequence ATGGGAATGTACAAGTACATTAGGCAAGCTTGGAAAAGCCCAAAAAAGAGCTACGTCGGAGAACTCCTCAAGCAGAGGATGATTAAGTGGAGAAGAGAGCCAAGCGTCGTTAGAATTGAGAGGCCAACAAGACTCGATAGGGCTAGGAGCTTAGGTTATCAGGCAAAACAGGGTTATGTTGTCGTTAGAGTTAGAGTGAGAAGAGGCGGAAGGAAGAGACCAAGGTGGAAGGGCGGAAGAAAGCCCTCTAAGATGGGTCAGGTTAAGTATTCACCCAAGAAGAGCCTCCAGTGGATTGCTGAGGAAAAGGCAGCAAGAAAGTTCCCCAACCTTGAAGTTCTTAACTCTTACTGGGTTGGCGAAGATGGGATGTACAAGTGGTTTGAGGTAATTTTAGTTGACCCACACCACCCAGTTATTAAGTCTGATCCAAAGATAGCCTGGATTGCTGGAAAGGATCACAAGGGTAGAGTCTTTAGAGGCCTTACAAGTGCTGGAAAGAGAAGCAGAGGACTGCTCAACAAGGGTAAGGGTGCTGAGAAGATTAGACCAAGCATCAGGGCAAACAGGGGTAGAGGTAAGTGA
- a CDS encoding RNA-binding protein has product MAKLQAHHIRVSTFAHATEDPEKVLEAMGTFFPEDIPSEDIEFEIIETEGYFGNPIKVINAEVKRSRSVKKMLEHLKNLLSEEDKEYLLENLEEKVDETGTFFIRFSKQKAYLGEAVIGEGEDVIQVKIKVKAFPMRKETVVKAIKEWLSE; this is encoded by the coding sequence ATGGCAAAGCTTCAGGCTCATCATATAAGGGTATCAACTTTTGCCCATGCAACAGAGGATCCAGAAAAAGTCCTCGAAGCCATGGGGACTTTTTTTCCCGAGGATATTCCGTCAGAAGACATAGAGTTTGAGATAATCGAAACCGAGGGTTATTTTGGAAATCCAATAAAAGTGATAAACGCTGAAGTAAAGAGGAGCAGAAGCGTAAAAAAGATGCTGGAGCACCTTAAAAATCTCCTAAGTGAAGAAGATAAAGAGTATCTCTTGGAAAACCTTGAAGAAAAAGTTGATGAGACCGGGACGTTCTTTATCCGCTTCAGCAAACAGAAGGCATATTTAGGAGAGGCAGTAATAGGAGAAGGAGAGGACGTTATCCAGGTCAAGATAAAAGTCAAGGCCTTCCCAATGAGGAAAGAAACAGTCGTAAAAGCAATTAAGGAGTGGCTGAGCGAATGA
- a CDS encoding Ribonuclease P protein component 3, whose amino-acid sequence MKWVEMDIRSEEAYNQAKEWYDEVVFTKKIYLKSSPNFEELKSEVKSLREKYEKVALLLITEKPSLVREVRKRISNALIYVQGGNLRVVRFAIENKVDAIISPEYGRKDSGLDHVLARLAARNDVAIGFALSPLLRANSYERANILKFMMRNWRLVDKYKVPRFLTSSAESKWEVRFPRDLMSLGINIGMEIPQAKASLSFYPEMILKKFKKS is encoded by the coding sequence ATGAAGTGGGTTGAAATGGACATCAGAAGCGAGGAAGCTTATAATCAAGCTAAGGAATGGTACGATGAGGTTGTCTTTACAAAGAAGATCTATTTGAAAAGCTCCCCAAATTTTGAGGAGCTCAAAAGTGAAGTCAAAAGCCTCAGGGAAAAATACGAAAAAGTTGCCCTGCTACTCATTACAGAAAAGCCTTCTCTGGTAAGGGAAGTAAGGAAAAGGATTTCAAATGCACTTATTTACGTGCAGGGTGGCAATCTAAGGGTTGTTAGATTTGCGATAGAGAACAAGGTCGATGCAATAATTTCTCCAGAATACGGGAGAAAAGATTCCGGCCTTGATCATGTCCTTGCGAGACTAGCAGCAAGGAACGACGTCGCAATAGGATTTGCTCTTTCTCCTCTTCTAAGGGCAAACTCCTATGAAAGAGCCAATATTCTGAAGTTTATGATGAGAAACTGGCGGCTTGTGGATAAGTATAAAGTGCCAAGATTTTTGACTTCCTCTGCTGAGTCCAAGTGGGAAGTACGTTTTCCTAGAGATTTAATGAGCCTTGGGATAAACATTGGCATGGAAATTCCGCAAGCAAAGGCTTCGCTAAGTTTTTACCCCGAAATGATACTAAAAAAGTTCAAAAAGAGTTAG
- a CDS encoding DUF835 domain-containing protein produces the protein MVNYQLIGMFEGAIVLIADLLAFGLILRVYLKNRRKSALYLSLTWLFDFLLVLTYNAGNPYIASILVILVSILFFLGSINLIWEENNGLQLDPTKISKFLALALALTIYTVLVDYTADSKATGFASLLSSHSVAAFFFVIAGLQIGEIEEIYGKKIAYLKGALILFGLHLLPIPLIYINPSEVYPLIGYGISMVLIVMLTSLTIKLASSEQFLKLKTMEIHEVEIEPGVKIINSEKYKRIKEKLKDAPVLAFVRTLTNIPETWTYYFVTTATKESGVEAIPPTNLEKMTELSYKYLKAIEEAGGRGIIIIDCLEYLVMYNEFTSVIKFLNRLKDFVVSHKGTLILVAEKEAFEDQQWALLTRLLEENE, from the coding sequence ATGGTAAACTACCAGCTAATAGGGATGTTTGAAGGTGCAATCGTATTAATTGCGGATTTGCTCGCATTTGGACTGATACTTAGAGTTTACCTTAAAAATAGGAGAAAATCCGCTTTGTATTTGTCATTGACATGGCTTTTTGATTTTCTGCTTGTGTTGACTTACAATGCTGGTAATCCCTACATTGCTAGTATCTTGGTAATTCTAGTTTCAATACTGTTCTTTTTGGGAAGTATTAATTTGATTTGGGAGGAAAATAATGGATTACAATTAGACCCCACAAAGATATCAAAATTCCTAGCACTAGCTCTTGCCTTGACCATTTATACGGTTTTAGTGGATTACACAGCAGACTCCAAAGCTACAGGATTTGCTTCGCTTTTAAGTTCTCATAGTGTTGCAGCATTTTTCTTTGTTATTGCAGGGTTGCAAATAGGCGAAATTGAAGAGATTTATGGGAAAAAGATTGCTTATCTAAAAGGCGCACTTATTCTCTTTGGTTTACATTTGCTTCCGATCCCGCTAATCTACATAAACCCCAGTGAAGTGTATCCGCTTATAGGCTATGGAATCTCAATGGTATTAATTGTAATGTTGACTTCATTAACGATAAAATTGGCATCTTCGGAACAATTCCTCAAGCTAAAAACGATGGAAATCCATGAAGTCGAGATAGAGCCCGGTGTCAAGATAATAAACTCGGAAAAGTACAAAAGGATAAAAGAAAAACTGAAAGATGCGCCCGTCCTTGCATTTGTAAGAACTTTGACCAATATCCCGGAGACGTGGACTTATTATTTTGTGACTACAGCTACCAAAGAGAGCGGAGTAGAAGCAATCCCGCCTACGAACTTAGAGAAAATGACAGAGTTATCATACAAATACTTAAAAGCCATTGAAGAGGCTGGGGGTAGGGGAATTATAATAATAGACTGTCTGGAATATTTGGTCATGTACAATGAGTTCACAAGTGTAATAAAATTCCTAAACAGGTTGAAGGATTTTGTTGTAAGTCATAAGGGGACTCTAATACTCGTTGCAGAAAAGGAGGCTTTTGAAGACCAGCAGTGGGCATTGTTAACTCGTTTGCTTGAAGAAAACGAGTAA